In one Corallococcus sp. EGB genomic region, the following are encoded:
- a CDS encoding 6-carboxytetrahydropterin synthase — protein sequence MARTTTLELHKEEMKFSAGHFTIFSATHRENLHGHNFSVYVALTGEVSDDGLLSDYGPLKQAIIARCKAWNETFFLPDRSPHLRLERDAQGNHVAHFNGEELRFLARDVTVLPVANVSLEELARVFGEALVGDGSAMARDHITRLVVKCASGPGQWASWEWNQDV from the coding sequence ATGGCGCGCACCACGACCCTCGAGCTGCACAAGGAAGAGATGAAGTTCTCCGCGGGGCACTTCACCATCTTCTCCGCCACGCACCGCGAGAACCTGCATGGGCACAACTTCTCCGTCTACGTCGCGCTGACGGGGGAGGTGTCCGACGATGGCCTGCTTTCGGACTACGGACCGCTCAAGCAGGCCATCATCGCGCGCTGCAAGGCCTGGAACGAGACCTTCTTCCTGCCGGACCGCTCCCCGCATCTGCGGCTGGAGCGGGACGCGCAGGGCAACCACGTGGCGCACTTCAACGGCGAGGAGCTGCGCTTCCTCGCGCGCGACGTGACGGTGCTGCCCGTGGCCAACGTGTCGCTGGAGGAGCTGGCGCGCGTCTTCGGCGAGGCGCTGGTCGGTGACGGCAGCGCCATGGCGCGCGACCACATCACGCGGCTGGTGGTGAAGTGTGCTTCGGGCCCCGGCCAGTGGGCCTCCTGGGAGTGGAATCAGGATGTCTGA